The following are from one region of the Actinoplanes sp. L3-i22 genome:
- a CDS encoding GNAT family N-acetyltransferase, which translates to MLLNKLDAPVLDGRLVRLEPLERRHAEDLAVAAEEDRAGYRFTWVPTAGEMDGYLDAQLARAAAGVLRPYAQILKESGRAVGVTAFWEPRPWPDRAELYAVEVGFTWLGASAQGTGVNTEAKFLLFRHAFEQWNAIRVDLKTDARNARSRAAIERVGARFEGVLRCWSRSWAPGEDGLLRDSAIFSIIASEWPHARAHLESRLHRW; encoded by the coding sequence GTGCTGCTCAACAAACTCGACGCGCCGGTTCTGGACGGGCGCCTGGTGCGCCTTGAGCCGTTGGAGCGACGGCACGCCGAGGATCTCGCCGTCGCGGCGGAGGAGGATCGTGCCGGCTACCGGTTCACCTGGGTGCCCACGGCGGGTGAGATGGACGGTTACCTCGACGCGCAGCTTGCCCGGGCCGCGGCGGGCGTGCTCCGGCCGTATGCGCAGATCTTGAAAGAGAGTGGCCGGGCGGTGGGCGTTACCGCGTTCTGGGAGCCGCGGCCCTGGCCGGACCGGGCAGAGCTCTACGCGGTCGAGGTCGGGTTCACCTGGCTGGGGGCGTCGGCGCAGGGTACCGGGGTCAACACCGAGGCGAAGTTTCTGCTGTTCCGGCATGCGTTCGAGCAGTGGAACGCGATCCGCGTCGATCTGAAGACCGACGCCCGCAATGCTCGCTCGCGGGCGGCGATCGAGCGCGTCGGGGCCCGTTTCGAGGGGGTGCTGCGGTGCTGGTCGCGGTCCTGGGCCCCGGGTGAGGACGGCCTGCTGCGGGACTCCGCGATCTTTTCGATCATCGCCTCGGAGTGGCCGCACGCTCGTGCCCACCTGGAGTCCCGCCTGCACCGCTGGTGA
- a CDS encoding helix-turn-helix transcriptional regulator codes for MDRRELADFIRRSRQRLRPQDVGLTAGPRRRTPGLRREETAQLAGMSADYLMRLEQARSPQPSTQLLGALAHALRLDEDERDHLYLLAGHRPPAGRLAGNLIRPALRTLLDQLVASPAQIVTDLGDVLAQNPLADTLFGDICPVGPHDHEQDHNIVWRWFNDPRMRASIPAEDHEYCSRLYVADLRATVARRGTDPVAAALVQRLRDSSTEFAEVWDRHEVAVRRNSRIRLQHPTVGILELDFEMLLTPTDDQRLILLTAPPGTPTAEYLDLLRVVGHETFQLS; via the coding sequence ATGGACCGACGCGAGCTCGCTGACTTCATCCGCCGCTCCCGGCAACGGCTCCGGCCGCAGGATGTCGGGCTGACCGCCGGGCCGCGCCGCCGCACGCCCGGGCTGAGGCGCGAGGAGACGGCGCAGCTGGCCGGCATGTCCGCCGACTATCTGATGCGCCTCGAACAGGCGCGCAGCCCCCAGCCCTCCACCCAGCTGCTCGGCGCGCTCGCCCACGCGCTGCGGCTCGACGAGGACGAGCGCGACCATCTATACCTGCTGGCCGGCCACCGCCCACCGGCCGGCCGTCTCGCCGGCAATCTGATCCGCCCGGCCCTGCGCACTCTGCTCGATCAACTGGTCGCCTCCCCCGCGCAGATCGTCACCGACCTCGGCGACGTGCTGGCGCAGAATCCGCTGGCCGACACCCTGTTCGGCGACATCTGCCCGGTCGGCCCGCACGACCACGAGCAGGATCACAACATCGTCTGGCGCTGGTTCAACGACCCGCGGATGCGCGCCTCGATCCCGGCCGAGGACCACGAATACTGCAGTCGGCTCTATGTCGCCGACCTGCGCGCCACGGTCGCCCGCCGTGGCACCGATCCGGTCGCCGCCGCCCTGGTCCAGCGCCTGCGCGACAGCAGCACCGAGTTTGCCGAGGTGTGGGACCGGCACGAGGTCGCCGTCCGCCGCAACAGCCGCATACGCCTGCAGCATCCGACCGTCGGCATCCTGGAGCTCGACTTCGAGATGCTGCTGACCCCGACCGACGACCAGCGCCTGATCCTGCTCACCGCCCCACCCGGCACCCCCACCGCGGAATATCTGGACCTGCTCAGAGTGGTCGGCCATGAGACCTTCCAACTCTCCTGA